One segment of Amycolatopsis alba DSM 44262 DNA contains the following:
- a CDS encoding non-ribosomal peptide synthetase: MTETTSTLLRGDNAWWAERLVRRGAEAGPPLFRKRSSVYRRKSMTVRLPSNVVVPAAETHAVFLAATAAVLHRYRGGAEVEGIVVGSPPSGTGEVDTALPMLLEVDPATPFGQLVDGAAEVIAESESRTDFTIDELWAALGVEEVTDRHPLFSVVLRVEGRHSTISDLRNDVTVMVAADALELEYNANVHTEATIARFGGHVLAFAEQGRSALGTSVRAVDYLLDEDRTALSAWGQGEHRESDGVTLHRLFEFEARARPDREALVYGDQVISYGELNARANRLANHLRSLGAGPGTRVGLCVPATPELTISTLGVLKSGAAVVPIVPTFPDSRNRMTVEDSGMALVVTDSSLSDRFGAPGPEVVSIDRDAERIADADETDPDSGVTAADPLYVLFTSGSTGRPKGTVVEHRRLVDLVRWQRERGEDPAGRRTLQRTSIGFDVSFQEIFSTLGFGGSLVVASDEVRDDVSLLPEHVERYGIARLFLPPVALNQMAVTATLEQRAMSSLREIVVAGEQLHISMPIRRLFHQLDCSLDNQYGPTETHVVTAFELTGPSMRWPAAPPIGKPVRNVRVHVLDPWSRPVPPGVPGEIHVAGIGPAEGYLDEEAHAGRFIPDPFGTEGERLYRTGDCGRFTEDGEIEFLGRYDDQVKIRGYRIELGEVETVLARQPGVRMAAAVVHETEALGKQLAAFVVADHELDPVDLRRRMLEDLPGHMVPARSGFVFTDALPLTLTGKVNRRELPPLPRAAASATAVAEGDTEETVAKVWATALGLDSVGRDSDFIELGGHSLVGIHVVAQLNELFSISLPLRTLLRGTTVAALAVEIDAARGRDEADDRNPAEAPSGNATVQAVELPGGLKVYSPQPSETEYLYQDVFEHRTYDRGGVRYPETGVVIDVGAHIGLFTLYAKSKSPALRVLAFEPCPPLFDALRRTTGELDGVELHAFALGAKADSARFTYYPDLTGMSSFHPDDAQERALLSAILGNSAHLNGGGEGARLAGSHQYLDERLAAVTYTCARKTLSTALAESGIEHVDLLKIDVQKAELEVLEGVADEDWGKIDQVVVEAHDLAGRLDRIVTLLKSKGFHVEVEQNPLHAGTVVHFVYAVRP, translated from the coding sequence TTGACCGAGACGACGAGCACGCTATTGCGCGGCGACAACGCCTGGTGGGCCGAGCGGCTGGTCCGCAGGGGAGCGGAGGCCGGTCCGCCGCTGTTTCGCAAGCGGAGCAGCGTGTACCGCCGCAAGAGCATGACCGTACGGCTGCCTTCGAACGTGGTGGTCCCCGCCGCCGAGACGCACGCGGTGTTCCTTGCCGCGACGGCCGCCGTGCTGCATCGGTACCGGGGCGGCGCCGAGGTGGAAGGGATCGTCGTCGGGTCGCCGCCTTCCGGAACCGGCGAGGTCGACACCGCACTGCCGATGCTGCTCGAGGTCGACCCGGCGACGCCGTTCGGCCAGCTAGTCGACGGCGCGGCCGAGGTGATCGCCGAGAGTGAGTCGAGGACGGATTTCACGATCGACGAGCTGTGGGCGGCGCTCGGCGTCGAGGAGGTCACCGACCGGCATCCGCTGTTCTCCGTCGTCCTGCGTGTCGAGGGTCGGCACAGCACGATCTCCGATCTGCGCAACGACGTCACGGTGATGGTCGCCGCCGACGCGCTGGAACTGGAGTACAACGCCAACGTGCACACCGAGGCGACGATCGCCCGGTTCGGCGGACATGTCCTCGCTTTCGCCGAACAAGGCCGTTCCGCGCTGGGAACGTCGGTCCGTGCGGTGGACTACCTGCTCGACGAAGATCGTACGGCGTTGTCCGCCTGGGGACAGGGCGAACACAGGGAGTCCGACGGAGTAACCCTGCACCGGCTTTTCGAGTTCGAGGCGCGGGCGCGACCCGATCGGGAAGCGCTCGTCTACGGCGACCAGGTGATCAGCTACGGCGAGCTGAACGCGCGTGCTAACCGGCTGGCCAACCATCTGCGATCGCTGGGCGCCGGGCCTGGCACGCGCGTCGGCCTGTGCGTTCCAGCAACGCCCGAGCTGACCATCAGCACGCTCGGCGTGCTCAAGTCCGGCGCCGCGGTGGTGCCGATCGTGCCGACGTTTCCCGACTCGCGGAACCGGATGACGGTCGAGGACTCCGGGATGGCGCTAGTGGTCACCGATTCGTCGCTGTCGGACCGGTTCGGCGCACCGGGCCCGGAGGTGGTCAGTATCGACCGCGACGCCGAGCGGATCGCCGACGCCGACGAGACCGACCCCGATTCGGGCGTCACCGCCGCCGATCCGCTGTACGTGTTGTTCACGTCTGGGTCGACCGGCCGTCCGAAGGGGACGGTCGTGGAGCATCGGCGGCTCGTCGACCTGGTGCGCTGGCAGCGCGAGCGGGGAGAGGACCCAGCCGGTAGGCGAACGCTGCAGCGCACGTCGATCGGCTTCGACGTCAGCTTCCAAGAGATCTTCTCGACACTCGGCTTCGGCGGCAGCCTCGTCGTCGCGTCGGACGAGGTCCGGGACGACGTCTCGCTGCTGCCCGAGCACGTCGAGCGCTACGGCATCGCCAGGCTGTTCCTGCCTCCGGTGGCGCTGAACCAGATGGCGGTGACGGCGACCCTGGAACAGCGAGCGATGAGCTCGCTGCGCGAGATCGTCGTGGCAGGCGAGCAGTTGCACATCTCGATGCCGATCCGCCGCCTGTTCCACCAGCTCGATTGCTCGCTAGACAACCAGTACGGGCCGACGGAGACCCACGTCGTGACCGCGTTCGAGCTCACTGGGCCGAGCATGCGGTGGCCTGCCGCGCCACCGATCGGCAAGCCGGTGCGCAACGTGCGCGTGCACGTTCTGGACCCGTGGTCGCGGCCGGTACCGCCCGGCGTACCCGGCGAGATCCACGTCGCGGGCATCGGCCCGGCCGAGGGCTACCTGGACGAGGAGGCGCACGCCGGGCGGTTCATTCCTGACCCGTTCGGCACCGAGGGCGAGCGGCTCTACCGCACGGGGGACTGCGGACGGTTCACCGAGGACGGCGAAATCGAGTTTCTCGGCCGCTACGACGACCAGGTCAAGATCCGCGGTTATCGGATCGAGCTCGGCGAGGTCGAGACGGTACTGGCCAGGCAGCCGGGCGTGCGGATGGCGGCGGCCGTGGTGCACGAGACCGAAGCGCTGGGCAAGCAGCTGGCCGCGTTCGTCGTCGCCGACCACGAGCTGGACCCCGTCGATTTGCGCCGCCGCATGCTGGAGGACCTGCCCGGACACATGGTCCCGGCGAGATCGGGGTTCGTGTTCACCGACGCCCTGCCGCTCACCCTGACCGGAAAGGTGAACCGGCGCGAGCTGCCACCCCTGCCGCGCGCCGCCGCCTCCGCGACGGCCGTCGCGGAGGGCGACACCGAGGAGACCGTCGCCAAGGTCTGGGCGACGGCACTCGGGCTCGACAGCGTCGGCCGGGACTCGGACTTCATCGAGCTGGGTGGGCATTCACTCGTCGGCATCCACGTCGTCGCGCAGCTCAACGAGCTGTTCTCGATCTCGCTCCCGCTTCGCACTCTGTTGCGTGGCACGACGGTCGCGGCCTTGGCCGTCGAGATCGACGCTGCCCGTGGGCGCGACGAGGCGGACGACCGGAATCCCGCCGAGGCTCCGTCCGGAAACGCCACGGTTCAAGCGGTCGAGCTACCCGGTGGGCTGAAGGTGTACTCGCCGCAACCCTCCGAAACCGAGTACCTGTACCAAGACGTCTTCGAGCACAGGACCTACGACCGGGGTGGCGTGCGGTACCCGGAAACCGGCGTGGTGATCGACGTCGGGGCGCACATCGGCCTGTTCACGTTGTACGCGAAGTCGAAGTCGCCCGCGCTGCGGGTGCTGGCGTTCGAGCCGTGCCCGCCGCTGTTCGATGCGCTGCGGCGTACCACCGGCGAGCTGGACGGCGTCGAGCTCCATGCGTTCGCGCTCGGAGCAAAGGCGGACTCCGCCCGGTTCACCTACTATCCCGATCTCACCGGTATGTCGTCGTTCCATCCGGACGACGCCCAGGAGCGAGCACTGTTGTCGGCGATCCTCGGCAACAGTGCTCATCTGAACGGCGGTGGCGAGGGCGCGCGGCTGGCCGGGTCACATCAGTATCTGGACGAGCGCCTGGCGGCCGTGACGTACACCTGTGCGCGCAAAACGCTCAGCACGGCTCTCGCCGAATCCGGGATCGAGCATGTCGACCTGCTCAAGATCGACGTGCAAAAGGCTGAGCTGGAGGTACTCGAGGGCGTCGCGGACGAGGACTGGGGCAAGATCGACCAGGTCGTCGTAGAGGCACATGACCTGGCGGGGCGACTCGACCGGATCGTCACGTTGTTGAAGTCCAAGGGCTTCCATGTCGAAGTGGAGCAGAATCCGCTGCACGCCGGTACCGTCGTGCACTTCGTCTACGCGGTGCGCCCGTGA
- a CDS encoding phytanoyl-CoA dioxygenase family protein, whose translation MTPTTATGDLLPTAEDVAFYAEHGWWTSDVVIPDEVLETAQLGAERHYAGERDHELLITGGYLDWRPQHGDVIRLNDYVSLQNDDLRQLVDLPVIAGIAARLAGTDQIRLFHDQLICKPAGMAPSESTVGWHVDAAYWQTCSSRDMLTAWIPFQDCDDDIGAISFVDGSHRRDDTEWMRTFTEHDMTELERSFAGAAPVHKVPLRIKRGQVSFHHCRTIHGSDANRSSRDRVALALHFQDRANRYVPHTDSSRNRTVHINDLLCRKDDAGLPDYADPDICPVLWPV comes from the coding sequence ATGACACCGACGACGGCGACCGGCGATCTGCTGCCCACTGCGGAGGATGTCGCCTTTTATGCCGAGCATGGCTGGTGGACCAGCGACGTGGTCATCCCCGACGAAGTGCTGGAGACCGCGCAGCTGGGAGCTGAGCGGCACTACGCGGGCGAGCGTGACCATGAACTGCTGATCACCGGCGGATATCTGGATTGGCGGCCGCAGCACGGCGATGTCATCCGTCTCAACGATTACGTGTCGCTGCAGAACGACGATCTCCGTCAGCTGGTCGACCTGCCGGTGATCGCCGGGATCGCGGCGCGGCTTGCCGGGACCGACCAGATCCGGCTTTTCCACGACCAACTGATCTGCAAGCCGGCCGGGATGGCTCCGAGCGAATCGACCGTGGGTTGGCACGTGGACGCGGCTTACTGGCAGACCTGCTCCTCGCGGGACATGCTCACCGCCTGGATTCCCTTCCAGGATTGCGACGACGACATCGGGGCGATCTCCTTTGTGGACGGTAGTCACCGTCGCGACGACACAGAGTGGATGCGCACCTTCACCGAGCACGACATGACGGAGCTGGAGCGGTCCTTCGCGGGCGCGGCACCGGTGCACAAGGTGCCGCTGCGGATCAAACGGGGACAGGTCAGCTTCCACCATTGCCGCACGATCCACGGCAGTGACGCCAACCGCAGCTCTCGAGACCGGGTGGCGCTGGCGCTGCACTTCCAGGACCGGGCCAACCGCTACGTGCCGCACACCGACTCGTCCAGGAACCGGACCGTGCACATCAATGATCTGTTGTGCCGCAAGGACGACGCGGGGTTGCCTGACTACGCCGACCCAGACATCTGCCCGGTTCTCTGGCCCGTTTGA